A window of Sporanaerobacter acetigenes DSM 13106 contains these coding sequences:
- the yfmF gene encoding EF-P 5-aminopentanol modification-associated protein YfmF, which translates to MSLSNLRVNITEGMNLNLIKTDKLKSNLISFYIIMPLNRKDATKNALIPLVLKRGTKNHNTNLELERKLEEMYGSSMSININKKGERHVLRFTIESPKGIYVNDEEYFIDAIKLLREIVYEPYLKNNFFSHKYVEQEKENLKRIIEGKINNKRDYAINRCIEEMCRNEKYSVYEYGYTEDLDEINEENLYEHYRYILENFPIEIFYVGEFDEKLIDNIVNVFRINRRNVVEVPREKIASVIQTKNMVYEDMDVNQGKLVIGYRTSLTYEEQLYSSAILANYIFGGGPNSKLFRTVREKESLAYYIGSSMYKYKSLILIDAGIDVDNLEKTIEIIREQLDEMRNGIFTEEEIKIAKKSISSQMKSIVDSNYLISEYFLSRVISNDNRTIDEIVEDIYKTKKKDITKASNTFYLDTIYFLGKKNY; encoded by the coding sequence GTGTCATTGTCAAATTTAAGAGTAAATATAACTGAAGGGATGAACTTAAATCTTATAAAAACTGATAAATTAAAGTCAAATTTGATTAGTTTCTATATCATAATGCCTTTAAATCGCAAGGATGCTACGAAAAACGCTTTAATACCATTGGTTTTGAAGAGAGGAACAAAAAATCACAATACAAATTTAGAACTTGAGAGAAAACTTGAAGAAATGTATGGTTCATCTATGAGTATAAACATAAACAAAAAAGGAGAAAGGCATGTTTTGAGATTTACTATAGAGTCTCCTAAGGGTATTTATGTAAATGATGAGGAATATTTTATAGATGCGATAAAATTGTTAAGAGAAATAGTATATGAACCTTATTTAAAAAACAATTTTTTTAGTCATAAATATGTAGAACAAGAAAAAGAAAATTTAAAGAGAATTATCGAAGGGAAAATCAACAATAAGAGAGACTATGCTATAAACAGATGTATAGAAGAGATGTGTAGAAACGAAAAATACAGTGTATATGAATATGGTTATACTGAAGATTTAGATGAAATAAATGAAGAAAATCTATATGAACATTATAGATATATTTTAGAAAATTTCCCTATAGAGATATTCTATGTAGGAGAATTTGATGAAAAACTTATAGATAATATAGTAAATGTTTTTAGAATTAATAGGAGAAATGTTGTTGAAGTTCCCAGAGAAAAAATAGCAAGCGTAATACAGACAAAAAATATGGTTTATGAAGATATGGATGTAAATCAAGGAAAGCTTGTTATAGGTTATAGAACTAGCCTTACTTATGAAGAACAGTTGTATAGTAGTGCAATACTAGCAAACTATATATTTGGGGGAGGCCCAAATTCAAAACTTTTTAGAACAGTCAGGGAAAAAGAAAGTTTAGCTTATTATATTGGTTCAAGTATGTACAAATATAAATCTTTGATACTTATAGATGCTGGAATAGATGTAGATAATTTAGAAAAAACAATAGAAATAATAAGAGAACAATTAGACGAAATGAGAAATGGAATATTCACAGAAGAAGAAATTAAAATAGCAAAGAAATCCATATCTAGTCAAATGAAGTCTATAGTAGATAGTAATTATTTGATAAGCGAATATTTTTTAAGTAGAGTTATATCTAATGATAATAGAACTATTGATGAAATTGTAGAAGATATTTATAAAACAAAGAAAAAAGATATCACAAAAGCATCAAATACCTTTTATTTAGATACAATTTATTTTTTGGGAAAAAAGAATTATTGA
- a CDS encoding YhcN/YlaJ family sporulation lipoprotein: protein MKGKKIKVIVSTFLAVFLVFIMCSCQKNEVKVEEEDNEDVSTNVAASKTNEFVEMAENIADNVVDLIGVEDATAIIYGEDIVVAVEMSDKNTLTIGMKGMIKDVVMNNDNMINNVFITDDAKIFEKVDTIEQNLIKGEDIKNYREEINKIKKRISSEKNNE from the coding sequence ATGAAAGGGAAAAAAATTAAAGTGATTGTTTCAACTTTTTTAGCAGTATTTTTGGTATTTATAATGTGCAGTTGCCAAAAAAATGAGGTAAAAGTAGAAGAGGAAGATAATGAAGATGTGAGTACAAATGTGGCTGCAAGTAAAACAAATGAGTTTGTTGAGATGGCAGAAAACATCGCGGATAATGTTGTTGATTTGATAGGAGTAGAAGATGCTACTGCTATTATATATGGTGAGGATATTGTTGTGGCTGTAGAAATGTCAGATAAAAATACTTTGACTATTGGAATGAAGGGGATGATAAAAGATGTTGTTATGAATAATGACAATATGATAAACAATGTATTCATAACAGATGATGCAAAAATTTTTGAAAAAGTAGATACTATAGAACAAAATTTAATAAAAGGTGAAGATATAAAAAATTATAGAGAAGAGATAAATAAAATAAAAAAGAGGATATCCAGTGAAAAGAATAATGAGTGA
- the ychF gene encoding redox-regulated ATPase YchF: MKLGIVGLPNVGKSTLFNALTASKAEAENYPFCTIEPNVGIVPVPDHRLDELANLVNPEKITPATVEFFDIAGLVKGASSGEGLGNKFLSHIREVEAIVHVVRCFEDENVTHVEGRIDPISDIEIINIELMLADLEIIDKRLSKVEKVLKGDKSYLKEYELLSTLKKTIEDGKSPRTLDFSEEEKEMIKSFSLLSLKPVLYICNISEDDLMEGYENNSYVNSVKKYAELENSEVIVVSAKIESEISLLDKEEKEMFLNELNLKESGLDKLIKASYSLLGLMSFLTAGPKEVRAWTIKKETKAPQAAGKIHTDMERGFIRAEVINYKELIECNGYTHAREKGLIRSEGKDYIMQDGDVVVFRFNV, translated from the coding sequence ATGAAATTAGGAATTGTAGGACTACCAAATGTAGGAAAAAGCACTCTTTTCAATGCCTTAACAGCTTCTAAAGCAGAAGCAGAAAATTATCCATTTTGCACAATAGAGCCAAATGTAGGAATAGTGCCTGTGCCTGATCATAGATTGGATGAATTGGCTAATTTAGTTAATCCTGAAAAAATAACACCCGCAACTGTTGAGTTTTTTGATATTGCAGGCCTTGTAAAAGGCGCTAGTAGTGGAGAAGGATTAGGAAACAAGTTCTTATCTCATATTCGTGAAGTAGAAGCCATAGTACATGTAGTTAGATGCTTTGAAGATGAAAATGTAACCCATGTAGAAGGCCGAATAGATCCTATAAGTGATATAGAGATCATAAATATAGAGCTAATGCTTGCAGATTTAGAGATAATAGATAAAAGATTGTCTAAGGTTGAAAAAGTTCTAAAAGGAGACAAAAGTTATTTAAAAGAATATGAATTGTTATCCACATTAAAAAAGACCATTGAAGATGGAAAATCTCCTAGAACATTAGATTTTTCCGAAGAAGAAAAAGAGATGATAAAAAGCTTTAGTCTTCTATCATTAAAACCAGTTTTATATATTTGCAATATTTCTGAAGATGATTTGATGGAAGGATACGAAAACAATTCATATGTAAATAGTGTAAAAAAATATGCCGAACTTGAAAACTCCGAAGTAATAGTGGTTTCAGCAAAGATAGAATCTGAAATTTCTCTACTTGATAAGGAAGAAAAAGAAATGTTCCTAAATGAATTGAATTTAAAAGAATCAGGATTGGATAAATTGATAAAAGCAAGTTATAGTCTTCTAGGACTTATGAGCTTCTTAACTGCAGGACCTAAGGAAGTAAGGGCTTGGACTATCAAAAAGGAAACAAAAGCACCTCAAGCTGCAGGAAAAATTCATACTGATATGGAAAGAGGATTTATAAGAGCTGAAGTCATAAACTATAAAGAATTGATCGAATGTAATGGATATACTCATGCCAGAGAAAAAGGACTCATTCGTTCAGAAGGAAAAGATTATATAATGCAAGATGGAGATGTAGTAGTATTTAGATTCAATGTATAA
- a CDS encoding FtsX-like permease family protein, with translation MLLKNSLKQMGRTKARMIVFLILIVLTVTFLSLGVNLWQTCNGNLEKYGKVFTTVGVVNQKENSVELNQSWNAARKEYTYWDEPIYDYILPISLLDFEGANYIIKPEQRPYYGAYSPDIKVMSSEEEEYVEGKLDSVVEIIPYENCIPSDLVKVKVKRVLYGTYDFEGTDIWFCDEFNDNPGLIEKGKTYITVVSLIGNEHKDSYMEVPYEFFPHNPTISTQKNIKGETVAKDSIPDDKWVEVTDNFYGNEEGMKWKNLGEADDRFFKHTFPIVPTNKTEFLMEFNQGNAYIYDGRDITESEYEEGEKVCIIPKKFAMLNALKVGDNINLKLYYADYEKSVSQTFSAGRVELNFGLLNAEGEVYPVFEDSEYKIVGLYSNTADPEKRPTGYELGSNAVIIPSKSVKNSDEDNIVGYGPMKGYNTSFQIPNGTTKVYLEKFKALGINNLEVEFYDGGYERLSSGMGNLKTVAVILVAVSAATTLAILFFFVFLFISKQKKRTAIERSLGMNRKECTLSMLYGILIIIALGAVIGSFAGFKTADFVISKSTNMETELYSTAFSNWVNNADKMAEVAETSVPVNYLTPIVLCLVVILVSIIISLILIKNNLKAEPLELLSKSEE, from the coding sequence ATGTTGTTAAAAAATAGCCTGAAACAAATGGGAAGGACAAAGGCAAGAATGATTGTTTTTCTCATATTAATAGTACTGACAGTTACATTTTTGTCATTAGGAGTGAATCTTTGGCAGACATGTAATGGAAACTTGGAAAAGTACGGAAAGGTTTTTACTACTGTCGGAGTGGTCAATCAAAAGGAAAATTCCGTAGAATTAAATCAGAGCTGGAATGCTGCAAGAAAGGAATATACTTATTGGGATGAACCAATATATGATTATATTTTACCGATTTCACTCCTTGATTTTGAAGGTGCAAATTACATAATTAAACCAGAACAGAGGCCCTACTACGGAGCTTACTCTCCAGATATAAAAGTTATGTCTTCAGAGGAAGAAGAATACGTTGAAGGTAAACTTGATTCTGTTGTGGAAATAATACCCTATGAAAATTGCATTCCTTCAGATCTAGTAAAAGTGAAAGTTAAAAGAGTACTTTATGGAACATATGATTTTGAAGGGACTGATATTTGGTTTTGTGACGAATTTAACGATAATCCCGGATTGATAGAGAAAGGAAAAACATATATAACAGTAGTTTCACTAATTGGCAATGAACATAAGGACTCTTACATGGAAGTACCTTATGAATTTTTTCCGCACAATCCTACTATTTCAACTCAAAAGAACATAAAAGGAGAAACGGTTGCGAAGGATAGTATACCTGATGATAAGTGGGTAGAGGTTACGGACAACTTTTATGGAAATGAAGAAGGAATGAAGTGGAAAAATTTAGGAGAAGCAGATGATAGATTCTTTAAACATACCTTTCCCATTGTTCCTACAAATAAAACGGAATTTCTAATGGAGTTTAATCAGGGAAATGCATATATTTATGATGGACGGGATATCACAGAAAGTGAGTATGAAGAGGGAGAGAAAGTATGTATTATTCCAAAGAAATTTGCTATGTTAAATGCATTAAAAGTTGGTGATAATATAAATCTTAAACTGTACTATGCAGATTATGAAAAATCAGTAAGTCAAACATTTTCAGCAGGACGTGTTGAATTAAATTTTGGTCTTCTTAATGCTGAAGGAGAAGTGTATCCGGTATTTGAGGATAGTGAGTATAAAATTGTAGGACTTTATAGTAATACTGCTGACCCGGAAAAGAGGCCCACAGGCTATGAACTGGGAAGTAATGCTGTAATTATTCCTTCGAAATCCGTGAAAAACAGTGATGAAGATAATATTGTCGGCTATGGTCCTATGAAAGGATACAACACATCATTTCAAATACCAAATGGGACAACAAAGGTATACCTAGAAAAATTCAAAGCACTAGGTATAAATAATTTGGAAGTCGAGTTTTATGATGGAGGATATGAAAGATTGTCTTCAGGGATGGGGAATCTGAAAACTGTAGCTGTAATTTTAGTGGCTGTGAGTGCTGCAACAACTCTAGCAATACTGTTCTTTTTCGTATTCCTATTCATTTCGAAGCAGAAAAAGCGTACGGCAATAGAACGTTCTCTCGGTATGAACAGGAAAGAATGTACATTATCCATGCTCTACGGGATTCTTATAATTATAGCCTTAGGGGCTGTTATAGGGAGTTTTGCCGGATTTAAGACGGCGGATTTTGTCATCTCGAAATCAACGAACATGGAAACGGAACTGTACAGCACGGCTTTTAGCAACTGGGTCAACAATGCAGATAAAATGGCAGAAGTTGCTGAAACTAGTGTACCTGTAAATTATTTGACACCAATTGTACTATGTCTTGTAGTTATCCTTGTATCTATTATCATTTCACTTATATTAATTAAGAATAACTTAAAAGCGGAACCTCTTGAACTTTTAAGTAAAAGTGAGGAATAA
- a CDS encoding ABC transporter ATP-binding protein, with the protein MKSEKFDFELLKRMLKYLVPFKKRLWLIIVCFALSTVVGFFQPLTIRSITDDGMAQKNLKVIIYSVLILLGLVLVNQLLEVLQAKLFIDIHNESEFLLSHQAFNKLLHLKTEYFNDKNNSEIINSLQMDVSNVSAITDRFMAVNISYIFRVISGVAGLIIISWKLTIIVLAMAPIKYFTVLTLSKRKGKKTEELIENYRDFSAWFDDNIGGVKEIKLWNLYNKRYKTFEKKQKNILKISKESTMLDTWNVFYEIMLEWSVTGLLYILGGILIVNGSLTIGGVFAFLSYSSYVTGPISSILNIRYFFSRIFPSAKRFFSFLDMEEETNFENSIEVKNESQNIQFKNVSFSYEENREVLKNINFVFSKGEKVAIIGANGSGKTTILDLLLRFIEPSSGEICIGDKNINQISIAKYRSLFSVVSQEPYLFHDTVLNNINLDGNAGKEKVEKACRQSGASEFINKLPKKENSKIGKNGARLSGGEKQKIAVARAIVKYSPIVILDEATSGYDVESDSYLHDVILNELKNKSVIMITHRYDNLEGMDKVYRLSEGRLVEMNKLKKSSEKNIDYI; encoded by the coding sequence ATGAAGAGCGAAAAATTTGATTTTGAGTTGCTTAAAAGAATGTTAAAATATTTAGTACCGTTTAAAAAAAGACTGTGGCTTATTATAGTCTGTTTTGCTCTGTCGACTGTAGTTGGTTTTTTTCAGCCTCTTACTATTCGGAGTATCACAGATGATGGTATGGCACAGAAAAACTTGAAGGTTATTATTTATTCTGTACTCATTTTGCTTGGACTAGTTCTTGTAAATCAGCTCCTTGAAGTTCTACAAGCAAAGCTTTTTATAGATATTCATAACGAATCAGAGTTCTTGCTTTCGCATCAGGCGTTTAACAAGCTCTTGCATCTTAAAACTGAATATTTTAACGATAAGAACAATTCTGAAATTATAAACAGCTTACAGATGGACGTAAGCAATGTATCAGCCATAACAGATCGTTTTATGGCAGTTAATATTAGTTACATATTTAGGGTGATCAGCGGTGTAGCAGGACTTATTATTATCAGTTGGAAACTTACCATTATAGTACTTGCAATGGCACCAATCAAATACTTTACGGTACTTACACTTTCTAAACGGAAGGGAAAAAAAACAGAAGAACTAATTGAGAACTATCGTGATTTTTCTGCATGGTTTGATGATAATATTGGCGGTGTGAAAGAGATTAAGTTATGGAATCTCTATAACAAGCGTTATAAAACTTTTGAAAAGAAGCAGAAAAACATTCTCAAGATTAGTAAAGAAAGCACGATGTTGGATACTTGGAATGTATTTTATGAGATTATGCTTGAATGGTCGGTGACAGGACTTCTTTATATACTTGGCGGAATTTTAATTGTTAATGGTTCACTTACAATTGGAGGGGTGTTTGCATTCCTTTCATATAGTAGTTATGTTACTGGTCCGATTTCTTCAATACTCAATATCAGATATTTCTTTTCAAGAATTTTTCCGTCTGCAAAAAGATTTTTTTCGTTTCTTGACATGGAAGAGGAAACAAACTTTGAAAATAGTATAGAAGTCAAAAATGAAAGTCAAAACATTCAATTCAAAAATGTATCTTTTTCATATGAAGAGAACAGGGAAGTCTTAAAGAATATTAACTTTGTTTTTTCAAAAGGAGAGAAGGTTGCTATTATTGGAGCAAATGGCAGTGGAAAGACGACTATATTGGATCTTTTATTGCGTTTTATTGAGCCTTCAAGTGGCGAAATATGTATTGGTGACAAAAATATAAACCAAATCAGCATAGCTAAATATCGCTCACTGTTTTCTGTTGTCAGTCAGGAACCTTATCTCTTTCATGATACAGTTCTAAACAATATCAATCTTGATGGTAATGCAGGCAAAGAAAAGGTAGAAAAAGCCTGCCGACAGAGTGGAGCAAGTGAGTTTATAAACAAATTACCCAAGAAAGAAAACAGTAAGATCGGAAAAAACGGAGCAAGGCTTTCGGGTGGAGAAAAACAAAAGATTGCAGTGGCGAGGGCAATTGTAAAGTATTCACCTATTGTTATACTTGATGAGGCAACTTCGGGATATGATGTGGAATCCGATTCATATCTTCATGATGTAATATTAAACGAACTTAAGAATAAATCTGTGATTATGATAACTCATAGATATGACAATTTAGAAGGTATGGATAAGGTATATCGCTTGTCTGAAGGCAGATTGGTAGAGATGAATAAATTGAAAAAAAGTTCAGAGAAAAATATTGATTATATATAG
- a CDS encoding S8 family serine peptidase yields the protein MVKNKLKIAIIDDGINIELMQRLRNKENEITCLQMHNGTCVVQYTAPLQMINHGTVCTLILLESLEVEKVLNDVEIISISIVDEEKRNNLRKLSAAIQWSIDYGVNLISLSIGSKQFITADDIIEVSKKAEKNNTIIVAAGSNDGIITYPACLPSVIGVKAADLILEKETTYINPIDGIDVQEYVPDLAVLKKLEQHFNYYLSLTNSIIAPVVAAQIAGIILQEEKIDNIRVIKKLLAKKKGLKIIDDNDCYSTLSTITKIKNTKEIQIPIITMVYHHLNKNSIEGLSRAVQKKFIKNEYNCVCISDMISENYFEENWFRLPIENTKEWLCFYENFLNANIIILVIDEEWLNLSVSSNFIDAIISEKKGHFDCPCYCLKSKDEDLKSQNLFKWIIGLFSA from the coding sequence ATGGTAAAAAACAAACTGAAAATAGCAATTATAGATGACGGAATTAATATTGAGCTTATGCAAAGGCTGAGAAATAAAGAAAATGAAATCACTTGTTTGCAGATGCATAATGGTACTTGCGTTGTACAATATACAGCTCCTTTACAAATGATTAATCATGGAACAGTATGTACTCTAATATTGTTGGAAAGCTTGGAGGTAGAGAAGGTTTTAAATGATGTTGAAATTATAAGCATATCAATTGTTGATGAGGAAAAGCGGAATAATCTTCGTAAGTTAAGTGCTGCAATTCAATGGAGTATTGATTATGGAGTGAATCTGATTAGTTTGAGTATTGGATCAAAACAGTTTATTACCGCGGATGATATCATTGAAGTATCAAAAAAAGCTGAGAAGAATAATACAATTATAGTTGCCGCTGGTTCAAATGACGGTATCATTACTTATCCTGCATGTTTACCTTCTGTGATTGGTGTAAAGGCAGCTGATTTGATTTTAGAGAAAGAAACTACTTATATAAATCCGATAGACGGTATAGATGTTCAGGAGTATGTACCTGATTTAGCCGTGTTAAAAAAGCTGGAACAACATTTTAACTACTATTTATCATTAACTAACAGTATTATTGCACCAGTTGTGGCTGCACAGATTGCAGGTATTATTTTACAGGAAGAAAAAATTGACAATATTAGGGTTATAAAAAAACTACTTGCAAAGAAAAAAGGTTTAAAAATTATAGATGATAACGATTGTTATTCTACATTAAGTACTATAACAAAAATAAAAAACACAAAGGAAATACAAATACCGATAATAACTATGGTGTATCATCATTTAAATAAAAATAGTATTGAGGGCTTATCAAGAGCAGTGCAGAAGAAATTTATAAAAAATGAATATAACTGCGTATGTATCAGTGATATGATTTCTGAAAACTATTTTGAGGAAAACTGGTTTAGATTACCAATAGAAAACACAAAAGAGTGGTTATGTTTTTATGAGAACTTTTTAAATGCAAATATCATTATTCTTGTGATTGATGAAGAATGGTTAAATTTATCCGTATCATCCAATTTTATTGATGCAATTATTTCAGAAAAGAAAGGGCATTTTGATTGTCCGTGTTATTGCCTGAAATCAAAAGATGAGGATTTAAAATCTCAAAATCTTTTTAAATGGATTATTGGATTGTTTAGTGCTTAA